Below is a genomic region from Echinicola rosea.
AATGGCCAACTGCTGGACTGTCAAGCTCCAGTTCTGTAAAGGGGTCGTCCATTTTTTCTCGATCCGCTGCGTGGCCAGATAGACCAGCTTTAGAAGTGCCATGTCACTGGTAAATGCCCCTTTGGTCTTGGTCACCTTTCTTACCTGCCGATGGAAGCCTTCCACCGCATTGGTGGTATAGATCAGCTTCCTGATGGGCGGTGTATAGGCAAAGAAGGCACTCAGCCTCTCCCAGTTGTCGTTCCAGGAACGGATCACTATGGGGTATTTCTTCCCCCACTTTTCTTCCAGTTCCAACAATGCCGATTCGGCCAGGTCCTTTGTCTCGGCCTTATAGATCTTCTTCAGGTCACCGGCAAACTCCTTTTGGTTTTTGCTGGCCACGTACTTCAGGCTGTTCCGGATCTGGTGGACCACGCAGAGCTGGATCTCTGTTTTCGGGAAAATCGACCCGATCGCCTCGGGAAAGCCCTTAAGGTTATCGGTACAGGCGATCAGGATATCCTGTACTCCACGGTGCTGTAGATCGCTGAGTACCTGTAGCCAGAAGTTCGCCCCCTCGCTTTCGGAAAGGTACATGCCCAGTACCTCCTTCTTCCCCTCACGGTTGATCCCTAATACATTGTATAGGGCCTTATGGCGTACCTTCCCTTCCTCACGTACCTTGAAGTGCATGGCATCAAGCCATACAATGCAATAGACCTCTTCCAACGGCCTGTTCTGCCACTCCTTGACTTTCGGGACGACACGGTCGGTAATATCGCTTATCACCTGCGTGGAGACCTCCGTATCGTACATTTCCTTGATGTACCCGGAGATGTCACGTAAGCTACTGCCAAGCCCGTACATCCCTATGATCTGCTTCTCAAGGTTATCGGCAAGGATACGCTGGCGCTTCTCGACGATTTTAGGTTCAAAGCTGCTGTGACGGTCCTGGGGCGTCTCGATCTCCACTTCTCCCAAGTTGCTCTTCACACGCTTGCTGCCCTTGCCGTTACGTTTGTTGCCTGCACTGTGGCCTGCATCTTCATCCCGAAGGTGCTCGTCCATCTCAGCCTGGAGGGCTTCCTCCAAAAACTCCTTCAACATCGGAGACAGCGCACCGTTCTTGCCGAACAGGGACTCTCCTGATAAAAACTGGTCAAGTACTTTCTTCTTAAATGCTGATTCTTGTTCTTCGCTCATAACACTCTATCTTATAAACTTTAATTGATTTTCAAAGTCTCAGACAGAGTTTAGATTACAGTCTCACCTAATTCAAACGGCATACTTTCGAATGTTTACTCATAAAATAATTAATGAAATACTAAAAACTACGTCACTTAATAATCTCCCAATTTTCCCAATAATAACCTATTTCATTATCCAAGGTCCCAATGTAAAACTAGAGTGATGATTACTAAACCCTACTCACTCCATTGATAAAGGTCTCTACATAGCCT
It encodes:
- a CDS encoding IS256 family transposase, which produces MSEEQESAFKKKVLDQFLSGESLFGKNGALSPMLKEFLEEALQAEMDEHLRDEDAGHSAGNKRNGKGSKRVKSNLGEVEIETPQDRHSSFEPKIVEKRQRILADNLEKQIIGMYGLGSSLRDISGYIKEMYDTEVSTQVISDITDRVVPKVKEWQNRPLEEVYCIVWLDAMHFKVREEGKVRHKALYNVLGINREGKKEVLGMYLSESEGANFWLQVLSDLQHRGVQDILIACTDNLKGFPEAIGSIFPKTEIQLCVVHQIRNSLKYVASKNQKEFAGDLKKIYKAETKDLAESALLELEEKWGKKYPIVIRSWNDNWERLSAFFAYTPPIRKLIYTTNAVEGFHRQVRKVTKTKGAFTSDMALLKLVYLATQRIEKKWTTPLQNWSLTVQQLAIKFEGRLRLDINTET